The following coding sequences are from one Planctomycetaceae bacterium window:
- the tatC gene encoding twin-arginine translocase subunit TatC, with amino-acid sequence MDDLSDHDDLIPEPAPEPPEASPAAELAPPADAPDYPQPARPLARMDEADEDDPEEAGGPRMSLGEHLEELRRRLIWAIVGLAVAMGVTLWWGNWLLTFLRKPFDDIMRSLHKDPDFITQTLVEPVSIYFQVCLVAGLVLAAPWICWQLWKFVAAGLYKRERRYVYFSVPFSAALFVTGALFFMFVMAEPMYRFLIWFADQINVRMMLRLDDYIDFVTWTMVVFGLCFQLPLAVLVLAKVGLVSVKSLNKYRRHVVVAVLVVAAIVTPSPSPLDQLMLAIPMQLLYELGVLLAWLLVERKARREEIAAG; translated from the coding sequence GTGGACGACCTGAGCGACCATGACGATCTGATACCCGAGCCCGCACCGGAGCCGCCTGAGGCATCTCCGGCCGCCGAGCTCGCGCCGCCGGCCGACGCGCCGGACTACCCGCAGCCCGCGCGCCCGCTGGCGCGCATGGACGAGGCGGACGAGGACGACCCCGAGGAGGCCGGCGGTCCGCGGATGAGCCTCGGCGAGCACCTCGAAGAGCTGCGCCGCCGCCTGATCTGGGCGATCGTCGGCCTGGCCGTGGCGATGGGCGTCACGCTCTGGTGGGGCAACTGGCTGCTGACATTCCTGCGAAAGCCTTTCGACGACATCATGCGCTCGCTGCACAAGGACCCGGACTTCATCACCCAGACGCTGGTCGAACCGGTGTCGATCTATTTCCAGGTGTGCCTGGTGGCCGGTCTGGTGCTGGCGGCGCCATGGATTTGCTGGCAGCTCTGGAAGTTCGTCGCCGCCGGGCTGTACAAGCGCGAGCGCCGGTACGTGTATTTTTCGGTCCCGTTCTCCGCGGCGCTGTTCGTCACAGGGGCCCTGTTCTTCATGTTCGTGATGGCCGAGCCGATGTACCGATTCCTGATCTGGTTCGCCGACCAGATCAACGTTCGGATGATGCTCCGGCTGGACGATTACATCGACTTTGTGACCTGGACGATGGTGGTGTTTGGCCTGTGCTTCCAGCTTCCGCTAGCCGTGCTGGTGCTGGCCAAGGTCGGCCTGGTGAGCGTGAAGAGCCTCAACAAGTACCGCCGCCACGTGGTGGTAGCCGTGCTGGTGGTGGCCGCCATCGTGACCCCGTCCCCCAGCCCGCTCGACCAGCTCATGCTGGCCATTCCCATGCAGCTCCTGTACGAACTAGGCGTGCTGCTGGCGTGGCTGCTGGTGGAGCGAAAAGCCAGGCGGGAAGAGATCGCAGCAGGGTAG
- the xerC gene encoding tyrosine recombinase XerC — protein sequence MHDLPLIRQFLDYIAKQRNFSEHTVRSYLADVTQFCCFLAARAADPTAVLTAEDLPAPQDVPPAAMGDQLLAVTPVTVRAYLAMLRNSQYSKATTARKLASLRSFYKYLVRGGQLQASPVSVVRTPRQDKRLPKCLDVQQIDALLTAPDTHTFLGARDRAILETIYSSGLRISELCGLNIEDLDEFSEALRIRGKGKKERLVPLGSKAIEAINAWLKARTGEFGAAEHGPLFVNRSAQRLTDRSVRRKLDKYLLIAGIPLNISPHALRHSFATHMLNAGADLRCVQELLGHASLSTTQIYTHLTTTRLKEVYDKAHPLAAK from the coding sequence ATGCACGATCTACCTCTCATCCGGCAGTTTCTGGACTACATCGCCAAGCAGCGCAATTTCTCCGAGCACACCGTTCGCTCGTACCTGGCTGACGTGACGCAGTTCTGCTGCTTCCTGGCCGCCCGGGCCGCCGATCCCACTGCCGTCCTGACGGCAGAGGATTTACCCGCCCCACAGGACGTGCCCCCGGCGGCGATGGGGGACCAGTTGCTGGCCGTCACGCCCGTGACGGTGCGGGCGTACCTGGCGATGCTGCGCAACAGTCAGTACTCCAAGGCCACCACCGCCCGCAAGCTCGCTTCGCTGCGGAGTTTCTACAAGTACCTCGTGCGGGGCGGGCAGTTGCAGGCCTCGCCGGTCAGCGTCGTTCGCACGCCGCGCCAGGATAAGCGTCTGCCCAAGTGCCTCGACGTGCAGCAGATCGACGCCCTGCTGACCGCCCCCGACACGCACACCTTCCTGGGCGCCCGCGACCGGGCGATTCTTGAGACGATCTACTCCTCCGGTCTGCGCATCAGCGAACTGTGCGGGCTGAACATCGAAGACCTCGATGAGTTCTCCGAAGCCTTGCGCATCCGCGGCAAAGGCAAGAAGGAGCGCCTCGTGCCGCTGGGCAGCAAGGCCATCGAGGCGATCAATGCATGGCTCAAGGCTCGCACGGGCGAGTTCGGCGCCGCCGAGCACGGGCCGCTGTTCGTCAACCGCAGCGCCCAGCGCCTGACGGACCGTTCGGTGCGTCGCAAGCTGGACAAGTACCTTCTGATCGCGGGGATTCCGCTGAACATCAGCCCCCACGCGCTGCGGCACAGTTTCGCCACGCACATGCTCAACGCCGGAGCGGACCTGCGCTGCGTGCAGGAGCTGCTCGGCCACGCGAGCCTCTCGACCACGCAGATCTACACGCACCTGACAACGACGCGTCTGAAGGAAGTCTACGACAAAGCGCACCCGCTGGCGGCGAAGTAA
- a CDS encoding Rossmann-like and DUF2520 domain-containing protein, which produces MAESFDIAIVGAGKVGTALNALASISGLRVALVRRGEAIPPVELVLLTVNDDAIEPLCNQLADAKAFKSGAVVAHCSGALGSDALISAREQCGCHVGSMHPLQTFPTVEAAVETLPKAYCFCEGDAPAVEALYAFAARIGSKAVVMDSGGKALYHAAAVMACNYLTTLLECGLELMAAAGVDPKLAATALLPLVQATLDNNAAMGPAAALTGPIARGDVATVARHVAALRQAVVAVGPSDLPPRHPGATLALYRAAGLRTIELALKKGTIDAAKADALRKILSEGKED; this is translated from the coding sequence ATGGCCGAATCATTCGACATCGCAATTGTCGGCGCGGGCAAGGTCGGGACGGCGCTGAACGCACTGGCAAGCATTAGTGGTTTGCGCGTCGCGCTTGTGCGGCGGGGCGAGGCGATCCCTCCTGTGGAACTGGTTCTGCTGACGGTGAATGACGACGCCATTGAGCCACTCTGCAATCAGCTTGCCGATGCCAAAGCTTTTAAGAGTGGCGCTGTGGTAGCTCACTGCAGCGGGGCGCTGGGCAGCGATGCTCTGATTTCTGCGCGAGAGCAATGCGGCTGTCATGTCGGCTCGATGCATCCGCTGCAGACGTTTCCGACGGTCGAGGCCGCTGTTGAGACGCTGCCCAAGGCGTATTGCTTCTGCGAGGGCGACGCGCCGGCGGTCGAGGCTCTCTATGCGTTCGCCGCCCGCATCGGCAGCAAGGCGGTTGTCATGGACAGCGGCGGCAAGGCGCTATACCATGCCGCGGCCGTCATGGCCTGCAACTACCTGACGACCCTGCTGGAGTGCGGGCTGGAGCTGATGGCCGCTGCGGGGGTCGACCCCAAGCTGGCCGCAACCGCCCTGCTGCCGCTGGTTCAGGCGACGCTGGATAACAACGCTGCGATGGGACCGGCAGCCGCCCTGACGGGCCCGATCGCCCGCGGCGATGTGGCGACGGTCGCGCGGCATGTGGCGGCGCTTCGGCAGGCGGTCGTGGCTGTCGGTCCTTCGGACCTCCCGCCACGGCACCCGGGGGCGACGCTGGCGCTGTACCGCGCCGCCGGATTACGAACGATTGAACTGGCCCTGAAGAAGGGAACGATAGACGCCGCCAAGGCCGACGCCTTGCGGAAGATACTCAGCGAAGGAAAAGAGGACTGA
- a CDS encoding bifunctional 5,10-methylenetetrahydrofolate dehydrogenase/5,10-methenyltetrahydrofolate cyclohydrolase translates to MPAKIIDGEPLAAKMLEQVAADAQVLTAAGNKPKLAALLIGDSAPSKMYAKSQAQQCAAAGIDYELIELPENISQADALARVQQINADRSISGLLLLMPFPKQIDARLVQQTIAPSKDVEGMGPANMGKLFYGGGIVSPCTAAAAVELLKATAGSLAGLEVVVVGHSEIVGKPIAAILLQSLSESPTVTVCHVATKDLAFHTRRADVVFVATGVPQVRWNAYSRKKKAGENPPLPDLKGLIKGDMLKDGAIVIDVAINRIPKALDAEGNPVLNDKGKPAMITVGDVDFDSAKDKVGAITPVPGGVGPVTVAILLRNTIACAKANA, encoded by the coding sequence ATGCCCGCGAAGATTATTGACGGAGAACCCTTAGCCGCGAAGATGCTCGAACAGGTCGCCGCCGACGCCCAGGTCCTGACCGCCGCGGGCAACAAGCCCAAGCTGGCCGCCCTGCTCATCGGCGACAGCGCCCCCAGCAAGATGTACGCCAAGAGCCAGGCCCAGCAGTGCGCGGCCGCCGGGATCGACTACGAGCTGATCGAACTGCCCGAGAACATTTCGCAGGCCGACGCGCTGGCGCGGGTGCAGCAGATCAATGCCGACCGCTCGATCAGCGGCCTGCTGCTGCTGATGCCCTTCCCCAAGCAGATCGACGCGCGCCTGGTGCAGCAGACCATCGCCCCGTCCAAGGACGTCGAAGGCATGGGTCCGGCGAACATGGGCAAGCTCTTCTACGGCGGCGGGATCGTCTCGCCATGCACCGCCGCGGCAGCGGTCGAGCTGCTCAAGGCCACCGCCGGCAGCCTGGCCGGGCTGGAAGTGGTCGTCGTCGGACACAGCGAGATCGTCGGCAAGCCCATCGCGGCGATCCTGCTGCAGAGCCTCAGCGAAAGCCCCACCGTCACCGTCTGCCACGTCGCGACGAAGGACCTGGCGTTCCACACCCGCCGCGCGGACGTGGTCTTCGTGGCCACCGGCGTGCCGCAGGTGCGCTGGAACGCGTACAGCCGCAAGAAGAAAGCCGGCGAAAACCCGCCCCTGCCGGACCTCAAAGGCCTCATCAAGGGCGACATGCTCAAGGACGGCGCCATCGTGATCGACGTGGCGATCAACCGCATCCCCAAGGCGCTGGACGCTGAAGGCAACCCCGTCCTCAACGACAAGGGCAAGCCGGCGATGATCACTGTCGGCGATGTGGACTTCGACTCCGCCAAGGACAAAGTCGGCGCCATTACGCCGGTGCCCGGCGGCGTGGGCCCGGTGACGGTGGCGATCCTGCTGCGCAACACCATTGCCTGTGCGAAGGCAAACGCATAG